Proteins found in one Deltaproteobacteria bacterium IMCC39524 genomic segment:
- a CDS encoding methyl-accepting chemotaxis protein, which produces MKLFRSINVKIWLCVGVAFAGFLIATIFTYQANSRFSVKLTEIRNVAFPLALKGTEVVSLFKKQSKFFEEAFLLADEEAVVSGKELTETISSLLQEMAKLEISSENSSGSQMAPLVQDYDVYAHMAGDTYERLVNGEDFDTLQVQVQTIGLSYAELLERFEKNSKTLISAVESGIEQEKNTAGSNTSFLLILFGVVIVLSVIIIRTIANRVLIKPINQIQNMVKTLARGEVSDSDRIMSRSRDEIGDLARELDSMADALAEKSQLAEQIADGDLDAQVTLASESDALGLSLQKMLKMLSTVISQVKTSSANVTSGSQSMNIAAQYMTEGAANQAASVEEASSSIEEMTANIRQNADNALETEKIASQVAEDAVEGGSAVKDTVVVMKDIAEKIVIIEEIARQTNLLALNAAIEAARAGEHGKGFAVVAAEVRKLAERSQVAAGEINELSTRSVDVAEKAGSLLDVIVPNIQKTSELVQEISAASKEQNSGAEQITQSIQALDKVIQQNSASAEEMAATAEELSTQAEQLEEMVTFFKMAKIQDKRQPGISQSDTDLVSVKPVNASKTADVYDNDYEKY; this is translated from the coding sequence ATGAAACTGTTTCGCAGTATCAATGTAAAAATCTGGCTATGTGTTGGGGTTGCTTTTGCAGGCTTCCTTATCGCTACGATTTTCACCTATCAGGCGAACAGTCGTTTTTCGGTAAAACTGACTGAAATTCGTAATGTCGCCTTTCCTCTCGCTTTAAAAGGCACTGAAGTGGTGAGTCTCTTTAAAAAACAGTCAAAGTTTTTTGAAGAAGCTTTTCTCTTGGCCGATGAAGAGGCTGTCGTGAGCGGTAAGGAGCTGACAGAGACTATCAGCTCCTTGCTGCAGGAGATGGCCAAGCTCGAAATAAGTAGTGAGAACAGCTCCGGTTCACAGATGGCGCCTCTTGTTCAAGATTATGATGTGTATGCACACATGGCAGGGGACACCTATGAGCGTTTGGTCAATGGAGAAGATTTTGATACTCTTCAGGTTCAGGTCCAGACCATTGGCTTAAGTTATGCTGAGTTGCTTGAACGTTTTGAGAAAAACTCGAAAACGCTTATCTCTGCGGTGGAAAGCGGCATAGAACAGGAAAAAAACACGGCTGGGTCAAACACCTCCTTTCTTCTCATCCTGTTTGGTGTGGTGATTGTTCTCTCGGTTATTATTATCCGCACCATTGCAAATAGGGTTCTGATCAAACCGATCAACCAGATTCAAAATATGGTTAAAACTCTTGCCAGGGGTGAAGTCTCTGATAGTGACAGGATCATGTCCCGAAGCCGTGACGAGATTGGCGACCTTGCCCGTGAACTCGACAGTATGGCGGATGCTCTGGCGGAAAAGTCGCAACTCGCGGAGCAGATTGCTGATGGTGATCTCGATGCACAAGTGACTCTGGCATCGGAATCTGATGCCTTGGGTTTGTCGTTACAAAAAATGCTGAAAATGTTGTCAACGGTTATCAGCCAAGTCAAAACCTCGTCAGCGAATGTTACTTCAGGCAGCCAATCGATGAATATTGCCGCCCAGTATATGACCGAGGGAGCCGCCAACCAGGCCGCGTCTGTAGAAGAGGCCTCTTCTAGTATCGAGGAGATGACAGCAAACATTCGTCAGAATGCCGATAATGCATTAGAAACTGAGAAGATAGCCAGTCAGGTTGCCGAAGATGCTGTTGAAGGTGGCAGCGCCGTCAAAGATACTGTTGTTGTTATGAAGGATATTGCAGAAAAGATCGTCATTATTGAAGAGATTGCGCGCCAGACCAATCTGTTGGCTTTAAACGCCGCGATTGAAGCTGCCCGTGCAGGAGAACACGGTAAAGGGTTTGCCGTGGTTGCTGCTGAGGTCCGTAAACTGGCTGAACGTAGTCAGGTTGCCGCAGGGGAGATCAATGAACTTTCGACTCGCAGTGTGGATGTGGCAGAAAAAGCCGGAAGCCTTCTAGATGTGATTGTCCCGAACATCCAGAAGACTTCTGAGTTGGTTCAGGAGATCAGTGCCGCAAGCAAAGAGCAAAATTCCGGGGCAGAGCAGATCACGCAAAGTATACAAGCCCTCGACAAGGTCATTCAGCAGAACTCTGCTTCCGCAGAAGAGATGGCCGCTACGGCCGAAGAGTTGTCGACTCAGGCAGAGCAACTTGAAGAGATGGTCACTTTTTTCAAGATGGCTAAGATTCAAGACAAGAGACAACCCGGAATCAGTCAGTCTGATACAGACTTAGTGTCGGTTAAGCCAGTAAATGCTAGTAAAACGGCTGATGTCTACGATAACGACTACGAAAAATATTGA
- a CDS encoding transcriptional regulator: MPLSRSFRETVMARAQNDPEFRTEMISEATSAFLDGDIDTGKSLLRDYLNATNATPRIARSLKKDDKSLRRMLGPKGNPTLKNFIELLHACQQEEQIRFEVRAVHQ, from the coding sequence ATGCCATTGTCACGTTCATTCCGGGAAACAGTCATGGCCCGGGCTCAAAATGACCCCGAATTTAGAACTGAGATGATTAGTGAGGCGACCTCTGCTTTTCTGGATGGGGATATCGATACAGGTAAGAGTTTGCTACGAGATTATCTGAACGCGACAAACGCGACCCCGCGTATAGCGCGCTCCTTGAAGAAAGACGATAAAAGCCTTCGCCGTATGCTGGGCCCCAAAGGCAACCCAACATTAAAGAATTTCATCGAACTTCTGCATGCCTGTCAACAAGAAGAACAGATCCGTTTCGAGGTAAGAGCTGTCCATCAATAA
- a CDS encoding DUF2959 domain-containing protein, with protein sequence MLNSLFRPLLLVALLAVPFLLSACSSTQFAVMEKFGIHKREILVDRVEDARDSQQQAKEQFANALEEFSAVLNFQGGTLEEKYKKLNSVLEESENRAKDVRDRIDKVEDVAEALFDEWEDELKLYSSDSLRRSSAQKLKETRSHYQSLMTAMQRAEAKIEPVLTPLRDQVLYLKHNLNAQAIASLQSELGRVEGDVSALIREMEAAIREADAFIVRLEK encoded by the coding sequence ATGCTTAACTCTCTGTTTCGACCTCTGCTTCTGGTTGCGCTCCTCGCCGTGCCGTTTCTGCTCTCCGCCTGCAGCAGCACTCAGTTTGCGGTTATGGAGAAGTTCGGTATTCACAAACGTGAAATCCTGGTTGATCGGGTCGAGGATGCTCGTGACAGTCAGCAGCAAGCCAAGGAACAGTTTGCCAATGCGCTGGAGGAATTCAGCGCCGTGTTGAATTTTCAGGGTGGCACTCTGGAAGAGAAGTACAAGAAGCTGAATTCCGTACTGGAAGAGAGCGAGAATCGCGCTAAAGATGTACGGGACCGGATCGACAAGGTTGAGGATGTCGCCGAGGCCCTCTTCGATGAATGGGAAGATGAGCTCAAGCTCTATTCGAGTGACAGCCTGCGTCGCTCCAGCGCCCAGAAACTGAAAGAGACGCGCAGCCACTATCAGAGCCTGATGACAGCGATGCAAAGAGCCGAGGCAAAGATTGAGCCGGTTTTGACGCCGCTGCGCGACCAGGTACTCTACCTCAAACATAACCTTAACGCCCAGGCGATTGCTTCGTTACAGAGCGAGTTGGGGCGTGTTGAAGGAGACGTCTCGGCACTGATCCGCGAGATGGAAGCGGCGATCCGTGAAGCCGATGCTTTTATCGTGCGGCTGGAGAAATGA
- a CDS encoding phosphate ABC transporter substrate-binding protein, with protein sequence MKRISLLIALMILFCCTAGYAADVILITNKLNPVSSLTATDAKNMFLGKKTGWSDGSTVTPFTQKDSAVTDPFAKKFVKKSSQQFYMFWRKAVFTGKGTPPVEVENSEQMKKIVAAKNGAVGYILKSELDDSVKKLSVE encoded by the coding sequence ATGAAACGCATAAGTCTATTGATCGCACTCATGATCCTGTTCTGCTGCACGGCCGGTTATGCAGCAGACGTGATCCTGATTACCAACAAATTAAATCCGGTGTCGAGTCTTACGGCAACCGATGCCAAGAACATGTTCCTTGGCAAAAAAACCGGTTGGAGTGATGGCAGCACGGTCACCCCTTTTACCCAGAAGGACTCTGCAGTTACCGATCCTTTTGCCAAAAAGTTTGTCAAGAAATCGTCTCAGCAGTTTTACATGTTCTGGCGCAAGGCTGTGTTTACTGGCAAGGGCACGCCACCTGTCGAAGTTGAGAACAGTGAGCAAATGAAGAAGATTGTTGCTGCGAAGAACGGAGCCGTCGGATACATACTCAAATCCGAACTAGACGACTCGGTCAAGAAGCTGAGCGTAGAATAA
- a CDS encoding fatty acid desaturase, whose translation MTFNPVLIVAKGARPEWYPQTASYARPQLRRSYWQLANSVLPYLLLLALMFFTVLNGYSYLITLALALVAAVFYVRIFIIFHDCVHGAFVNSPCWNRNIGYLCGIITMTAFADWRRTHVGHHIRAGDLDRRGTGDIWIMTVDEYRSATWLRRLAYRLYRHPLVLFGLGPIFSFLLVNRFPSKGANKRDLMSVVYTNLAVILIVVIASLTVGLKAYLLVQLPVIQIAGSAGLWLFYVQHQFQGVYWARSEAWDPLRVAMEGASFYCLPKFLQWATGNIGFHHLHHVRPAIPNYNLQACHEAIPVLKTIKPMSLRDSLQCVRLHLYDEEQQAMVGFGG comes from the coding sequence ATGACTTTTAACCCTGTCTTGATCGTCGCCAAGGGGGCCAGGCCCGAGTGGTACCCGCAGACCGCTTCCTATGCCCGCCCGCAGCTCCGCCGCTCATACTGGCAGCTGGCTAACTCGGTGCTTCCTTACCTGCTGCTCCTGGCCCTGATGTTCTTCACCGTGCTCAACGGCTACTCCTACCTCATCACCCTGGCCCTGGCTCTGGTCGCCGCGGTCTTTTACGTACGCATCTTCATAATCTTTCACGATTGCGTGCACGGCGCCTTCGTCAATTCCCCCTGCTGGAACCGCAACATAGGCTACCTCTGCGGCATTATTACTATGACCGCCTTCGCCGACTGGCGCCGGACGCACGTCGGTCACCACATCCGGGCCGGCGATCTCGATCGGCGCGGCACCGGCGACATCTGGATCATGACTGTCGACGAATATCGCTCGGCCACATGGCTGCGGCGCCTGGCTTACCGCCTCTATCGCCATCCCCTGGTGCTGTTCGGCCTGGGGCCGATCTTCTCCTTTCTGCTGGTTAACCGTTTCCCCAGCAAGGGTGCCAACAAACGCGATCTGATGAGCGTGGTCTACACGAACCTGGCGGTTATTCTGATCGTCGTGATTGCGAGCCTGACCGTTGGTCTCAAGGCTTACCTGTTGGTGCAGTTGCCCGTCATCCAGATCGCCGGTAGCGCCGGCCTCTGGCTCTTCTATGTGCAGCACCAGTTCCAGGGTGTCTATTGGGCACGCAGCGAGGCGTGGGATCCGTTGCGGGTGGCGATGGAAGGGGCCTCGTTTTATTGCCTGCCGAAGTTTTTGCAGTGGGCCACCGGCAACATCGGTTTTCACCACCTCCATCATGTCCGCCCCGCGATCCCCAATTACAACCTGCAAGCCTGTCATGAAGCGATCCCGGTATTGAAGACCATCAAACCGATGAGCTTGCGCGATAGCCTGCAGTGTGTCCGTTTGCATCTGTATGACGAGGAGCAACAGGCAATGGTGGGCTTTGGGGGTTGA
- a CDS encoding NADH:flavin oxidoreductase/NADH oxidase codes for MSQLFTPLQMRSLTLRNRIFVAPMCQYSSVDGLPNNWHMVHLGSRAVGGAAMVIVEATAVEPQGRISPSDCGLWNDAQAEAFTPIVAFIAEQGAVPAVQLAHAGRKASVRPPWQGGAAATADAGGWQPIAPSPFAFGPGSPQPREMDQADLERIVTQFEAAAARALQAGFKVVEVHMAHGYLLHQFLSPLSNRRSDSYGGSLENRMRLPLEVVRRVRALWPEDLPVMVRLSATDWVEGGWDLPQSLELCKQLKALDVDLIDCSTAGLVPDAVIPAAPGFQTPFAAAIRKEVGIATGAVGLITAAVQAEQIIATGCADVVLLAREMLRNPYWPIHAAGELKVDYPWPVQYERAKL; via the coding sequence ATGAGTCAGCTCTTTACTCCTTTGCAAATGCGCTCATTGACGCTGCGCAACCGTATCTTCGTTGCGCCGATGTGCCAGTATTCCAGCGTTGACGGCCTGCCCAACAATTGGCACATGGTCCACCTCGGCAGCCGGGCCGTTGGCGGCGCCGCCATGGTGATCGTCGAAGCGACCGCGGTGGAACCGCAAGGGCGCATCAGTCCGAGTGACTGCGGGCTCTGGAACGACGCCCAGGCCGAAGCCTTTACGCCGATCGTCGCTTTTATCGCCGAGCAGGGTGCTGTGCCTGCTGTGCAGTTGGCGCACGCCGGCCGCAAGGCTTCGGTGCGTCCGCCCTGGCAGGGTGGAGCCGCGGCAACCGCCGACGCTGGAGGTTGGCAGCCGATCGCGCCCAGCCCCTTCGCCTTTGGGCCGGGTTCGCCTCAGCCGCGCGAGATGGATCAAGCCGACCTGGAACGCATCGTTACACAATTTGAGGCCGCGGCAGCTCGTGCCTTGCAGGCGGGTTTTAAGGTGGTCGAGGTGCACATGGCGCACGGTTACCTATTGCACCAGTTCCTCTCGCCGCTCAGCAACCGGCGCAGCGACAGTTACGGCGGCAGCCTGGAAAACCGCATGCGTCTGCCCCTCGAGGTCGTGCGCCGGGTTCGCGCACTCTGGCCTGAGGATCTGCCGGTCATGGTGCGTCTTTCCGCCACCGACTGGGTCGAAGGCGGCTGGGATCTCCCCCAGTCCCTGGAGTTGTGCAAACAGCTCAAAGCGCTGGACGTGGACCTGATCGATTGCTCCACCGCCGGCCTGGTGCCCGATGCCGTGATTCCGGCGGCGCCGGGCTTCCAGACCCCTTTTGCCGCTGCGATCCGCAAGGAGGTGGGCATCGCCACCGGTGCTGTCGGCCTGATCACTGCCGCGGTCCAGGCCGAGCAGATCATTGCCACCGGTTGTGCCGACGTGGTGCTGCTGGCCCGCGAAATGCTGCGTAATCCTTACTGGCCAATTCATGCTGCCGGTGAGCTTAAGGTTGATTACCCCTGGCCGGTGCAGTATGAGCGTGCCAAGCTCTAA
- the thiI gene encoding tRNA 4-thiouridine(8) synthase ThiI encodes MNRIVIHYSEIALKGKNRRQFEDALIRHVRAALGSLVSEVRKQQGRLVCKPNPQADPQRVREILSCIPGIVNFSLGHSAPKDVKSIGGRAVNLLAGMEFTTFGVKTKRTDKQFPMTSEEISRAVGASILRGLKGKQVDLRAPDLWLYIELTGKEATLFTDKYLGPGGLPVGSSGDVMVSLSGGIDSPVAAYMLMKRGCRAIFTHIRNETQFSGAVSDKIEKLVEVLTRYQLHSTLYQVPFGDLQRRIIAFVPADYRMIIYRRCMMRILNQLAAKDQAKAIVTGDAVGQVASQTLSNLQCIQEASQLPVLSPLVGMNKDETILIAKQIGTYEHSIEPYPDCCSFMIAPHPETRGVLDLVKQFEANIDGLEELLLEAVESVERLEF; translated from the coding sequence GTGAACCGTATCGTTATCCACTACAGTGAAATCGCCCTGAAAGGCAAGAACCGCCGCCAGTTCGAAGATGCATTAATACGCCATGTGCGTGCCGCCTTGGGCTCCCTGGTCAGCGAAGTGCGCAAGCAGCAGGGTCGGCTGGTGTGCAAGCCGAATCCCCAGGCTGATCCGCAGCGCGTGCGCGAGATCCTTTCCTGCATCCCGGGAATCGTCAACTTCTCTCTCGGTCACAGTGCGCCGAAGGATGTTAAGTCGATTGGTGGGCGGGCGGTCAACCTGCTGGCAGGGATGGAGTTTACGACGTTCGGCGTCAAGACCAAGCGCACCGACAAGCAGTTTCCGATGACCTCTGAAGAGATCAGCCGTGCGGTCGGTGCCTCGATACTGCGCGGGCTAAAAGGCAAGCAGGTCGATCTGCGCGCTCCGGATCTTTGGCTCTATATCGAGCTAACCGGCAAAGAGGCGACCCTCTTTACCGATAAGTATCTCGGCCCGGGTGGCTTGCCGGTCGGCAGCAGCGGCGATGTGATGGTTTCGCTCTCTGGCGGCATCGACAGTCCGGTCGCCGCTTACATGCTGATGAAGCGTGGCTGTCGGGCGATCTTTACCCATATTCGTAACGAAACCCAGTTCTCCGGCGCGGTTTCCGATAAGATCGAAAAGCTGGTCGAGGTGCTGACCCGCTACCAGCTGCATTCCACCCTCTACCAGGTGCCCTTCGGCGACCTGCAGCGCCGCATCATCGCCTTTGTTCCTGCGGATTACCGCATGATTATCTACCGCCGCTGCATGATGCGCATCCTCAACCAGCTGGCCGCCAAAGACCAGGCCAAGGCGATTGTCACGGGCGATGCGGTTGGCCAGGTGGCCTCACAGACCTTGAGCAACCTGCAGTGCATCCAAGAGGCCTCGCAGCTGCCAGTCCTCTCGCCGCTGGTGGGCATGAACAAGGATGAAACGATTCTGATTGCCAAACAGATTGGAACCTACGAACATTCGATCGAACCCTATCCAGACTGCTGCTCCTTCATGATTGCCCCACACCCCGAGACGCGTGGTGTTCTCGACCTGGTCAAGCAATTCGAAGCCAACATCGACGGCCTCGAAGAGTTGTTGCTGGAGGCCGTGGAAAGCGTTGAACGGCTCGAGTTTTGA
- a CDS encoding type II toxin-antitoxin system RelE/ParE family toxin: MEVREYLTAERRSPFSRWFNKLDARAAVKVTVALNRIEQGNLTNTKGLGGIFEYKMTFGPGYRVYFGRDGDVLILLLGGGTKKTQNRYILLAKQCWADYKQRKVSGKEV; the protein is encoded by the coding sequence ATGGAGGTACGAGAGTATCTGACTGCAGAGCGACGAAGTCCGTTCTCCAGGTGGTTCAATAAACTGGATGCTCGGGCCGCAGTCAAAGTAACTGTTGCGCTAAACCGCATTGAACAAGGCAACCTGACCAACACAAAAGGCCTTGGTGGAATCTTTGAGTACAAGATGACCTTTGGCCCAGGATACAGAGTCTATTTCGGTCGTGATGGGGATGTTTTGATTCTGTTGTTGGGCGGTGGTACCAAGAAAACCCAAAACAGGTACATCCTGTTGGCTAAACAATGTTGGGCCGATTACAAACAGCGAAAAGTATCAGGAAAGGAGGTTTAG
- a CDS encoding CBS domain-containing protein translates to MKVGNFCNRDVVITDRDTSILDAAKLMRHHHVGDIVVVDNLSKGNIPIGIITDRDIVVELLADEINLSQVTVGDAMGLDLYAVKEDDDLLETAHLMRRHGIRRVPVIGTAGELVGIITLDDMIEVIAEQLSTLTLISGREHQIEVERRA, encoded by the coding sequence ATGAAAGTCGGCAATTTTTGCAACCGCGATGTGGTTATCACCGATCGCGATACAAGTATTTTGGACGCGGCCAAGTTGATGCGTCACCACCACGTCGGCGATATTGTCGTGGTCGATAACCTAAGCAAAGGCAACATTCCGATCGGCATCATCACCGACCGGGATATTGTGGTCGAACTGCTGGCCGACGAAATCAATTTGAGCCAGGTTACGGTCGGCGATGCTATGGGTCTCGATCTGTATGCGGTCAAGGAAGATGATGATCTTCTGGAAACGGCCCATCTCATGCGCCGGCACGGCATCCGCAGGGTGCCTGTGATTGGCACGGCTGGCGAGTTGGTCGGCATCATCACACTCGACGACATGATCGAGGTGATCGCCGAACAGCTCTCGACCCTCACCTTGATATCCGGCCGCGAGCACCAAATCGAAGTTGAGCGCAGAGCTTAA
- a CDS encoding DUF1127 domain-containing protein: MILERCPTPCIERPTNGFWQDLGSILKRIGNTIIRWDQLSEQRRQLAEMDDRLLSDIGLSRADVSRMTNRRFWDDPVSRGERVDERYRTSDQVPKI; this comes from the coding sequence ATGATCCTGGAAAGATGCCCCACCCCATGTATAGAGCGCCCGACAAATGGCTTCTGGCAAGACCTCGGCAGCATCCTCAAGCGTATTGGCAACACCATCATACGTTGGGATCAACTGTCTGAACAACGTCGGCAATTGGCCGAGATGGATGATCGGTTGCTCTCTGATATCGGGCTGAGCCGGGCCGATGTCAGCAGAATGACCAACAGGAGATTCTGGGATGATCCGGTAAGTCGTGGAGAAAGGGTCGATGAGCGTTATCGCACCTCAGATCAGGTGCCAAAAATCTAA
- a CDS encoding DUF504 domain-containing protein, whose product MQPVQDLLNRIRWDEVFATADFEIGYYDRIEDQIIQVKYADLFFPPDDHFAFELLDDEGTVHRIPYHRIRRITRNGHCLWSRSPH is encoded by the coding sequence ATGCAACCGGTCCAGGATCTGCTCAACCGTATCCGCTGGGATGAAGTGTTCGCCACCGCCGATTTTGAGATTGGCTATTATGATCGGATCGAGGATCAGATCATCCAGGTCAAATACGCGGACCTTTTCTTCCCGCCAGACGATCACTTTGCCTTCGAGTTGCTGGATGATGAAGGCACTGTCCACCGAATCCCCTACCACCGAATCCGGCGGATTACACGCAATGGCCACTGCCTCTGGAGCCGTTCTCCCCATTAA
- a CDS encoding S8 family serine peptidase yields the protein MNRLNSIITVTLSVVFVIALTGNALSQVFLVKENVAAPQGPAMVASEILVKFKPGVSGGEIANINSRHGATEISTSPYAGFKRLKIPPRKTVAEMVAIYSQNPNVEYAEPNFIAHAFLTPNDFYYAPYQWHLDNPDYGGINMEAAWDVTTGNQGVVVAVVDTGVAYEDYQQTVTIGKRRTSTVTYQKAPDLASTNFVDGYDFINNDDHPNDDEGHGTHVTGTIAQSTNNGIGVAGVAFNTSIMPVKVLDSSGSGSYAAIANGIYYAADNGADVISMSLGGSSGSTTLVNALAYAHGLGVTLVCASGNDGSATTVSYPAAYDAYCIAVGATRYDEAVAGYSNRGASLDLTAPGGDTSVDQNGDGYVDGVLQQTFGSSPTDFGYYFYQGTSMATPHVSGVVALLLAQDATRTPAEIRSILQATAKDKGASGWDPNYGWGILDAAAALNYDAVPNQVPMAVINGPVSGTEDIAINLDGLNSTDDDSDPLTYQWNFGDGTTAAGASATHSYTAGGNYTVTLVVNDGKVDSAPASAALTINEVNDPPVADAGADQSAQVGQAVSFSAAGSYDIDDGIATYVWEFGDGTDATEPTTSHSYAAAGGYTAKLTVTDVGGLTDSDEAAITVSVTPVVDTLTASIDMSLSERANRKKTFVSANATVSISDASGPVDGVVVYGYWGDSSTSVVSSTTGTNGQVVFSSSELRDPASGTVYTFTLKETVKTGYSSTPTGETSDTVTY from the coding sequence ATGAACAGATTAAACTCAATAATAACAGTAACCTTGTCAGTTGTTTTCGTCATCGCTTTAACCGGAAACGCATTGTCTCAAGTCTTTCTCGTCAAGGAAAATGTCGCAGCACCGCAAGGTCCTGCGATGGTGGCCAGCGAGATCCTGGTCAAGTTCAAGCCCGGAGTCAGTGGTGGAGAGATTGCGAACATCAACTCCAGGCATGGCGCAACCGAAATCTCAACCAGTCCTTATGCCGGTTTTAAGCGGCTCAAGATCCCACCACGTAAAACGGTTGCCGAGATGGTGGCCATTTACAGCCAAAATCCGAACGTGGAGTATGCCGAGCCGAATTTCATCGCCCATGCCTTCCTTACCCCCAACGATTTCTATTACGCACCTTACCAGTGGCATCTTGATAATCCTGACTACGGTGGCATTAACATGGAAGCGGCCTGGGATGTAACAACCGGTAACCAAGGTGTGGTTGTTGCCGTGGTCGACACCGGTGTCGCCTACGAGGATTACCAGCAGACTGTGACGATAGGTAAACGTCGAACCTCGACCGTGACCTATCAAAAAGCCCCTGATCTGGCCAGCACCAACTTTGTCGACGGCTACGACTTTATCAACAATGATGACCACCCCAATGATGACGAGGGGCATGGCACCCACGTCACCGGAACCATTGCGCAAAGCACCAACAATGGTATCGGTGTGGCCGGCGTTGCTTTTAACACCTCGATTATGCCGGTTAAAGTACTGGATAGCAGTGGCTCAGGTTCTTATGCGGCCATTGCCAACGGCATCTATTACGCGGCAGATAATGGTGCCGATGTCATCAGCATGAGCCTGGGAGGCAGTAGCGGCTCGACCACGCTGGTGAATGCGCTGGCCTATGCGCATGGTCTCGGTGTGACCCTCGTCTGTGCCTCTGGTAACGATGGCTCGGCCACCACGGTCAGCTATCCTGCCGCATACGATGCTTATTGTATTGCCGTTGGCGCAACCCGTTATGACGAAGCCGTCGCCGGTTATTCCAATCGGGGCGCCTCACTGGATTTGACCGCGCCGGGTGGGGATACCAGCGTTGATCAAAACGGTGACGGTTATGTCGATGGCGTGTTGCAACAGACCTTCGGCAGCAGCCCGACCGATTTTGGCTACTATTTCTACCAGGGAACCTCTATGGCCACGCCCCATGTCAGCGGCGTAGTCGCTCTTCTCCTGGCTCAAGATGCGACGAGAACCCCTGCTGAGATCAGGTCAATCCTGCAAGCGACCGCCAAGGACAAAGGCGCTTCCGGGTGGGACCCGAATTATGGCTGGGGAATCCTCGACGCCGCTGCAGCTCTCAACTACGATGCCGTGCCGAACCAGGTGCCGATGGCCGTTATCAACGGTCCTGTCTCAGGGACCGAGGATATCGCCATCAATCTTGACGGTTTAAACTCCACTGATGACGACAGCGACCCTTTGACCTACCAGTGGAACTTTGGTGATGGCACCACTGCAGCAGGGGCCAGCGCGACCCATAGTTACACCGCGGGCGGAAACTATACCGTCACTCTGGTTGTCAACGACGGTAAAGTCGACTCAGCCCCGGCCTCTGCAGCGCTTACTATCAATGAAGTCAACGATCCTCCTGTCGCCGACGCCGGTGCGGATCAATCAGCCCAGGTTGGCCAGGCAGTCAGTTTCAGCGCCGCGGGGTCTTACGATATTGACGATGGCATCGCGACCTATGTCTGGGAGTTTGGTGATGGCACGGATGCAACAGAGCCAACAACCAGCCACAGTTATGCGGCCGCCGGGGGGTACACGGCAAAACTTACTGTCACTGATGTTGGTGGTTTGACCGACAGCGACGAGGCCGCTATTACAGTTTCTGTTACTCCTGTTGTCGACACCTTGACAGCATCGATCGACATGAGTCTTAGCGAGCGGGCGAACCGCAAAAAAACATTCGTTAGTGCGAATGCAACGGTGAGCATCAGTGATGCATCAGGTCCGGTTGATGGGGTTGTCGTTTATGGCTATTGGGGTGATTCGTCAACCAGTGTGGTTTCTTCTACCACCGGCACAAACGGCCAGGTTGTTTTCAGCTCCTCTGAACTCAGGGATCCAGCAAGTGGCACGGTTTACACCTTTACCCTCAAGGAAACGGTGAAGACCGGCTATAGTTCGACCCCGACTGGAGAGACCAGCGACACTGTCACTTATTAA